TTGCATCCTGCGTGTCATAAACCGGCTGAAATGCTTCAGCACCTTTCAGTGCATCGCTGTAAGGAATTTCTCCCCACATATCGGTAATCAACTGAAAAGTGTATACTTTAAGAATACGAGCAACTGCAAGCTGGTTGGCATTGGCACCCGACGAAGCAGCATCATTCATTGTGGCCTCATCTGTATTTAAATCAATAATCTTTTGCAGATCAGCCAAAGGGCTATAGTAATAATCATTAAAGCTGGCTTCTGCTGTTTCGTAGCGCGATGTATTAGTATACTGTGTTTCAGACCACAACTGTGAATACAGCAAACAGGTAGTATTAAAACGTTGCGACAAAATTTGACGCTGGGCCTGTGTCATCAGGTATGCTGTTGGCACACTTGTTACTTTGTTAGGATCGGTATTGATCTCTTCGAAATCTTTGGTACACCCCACCATCAAGCTAACAAAAAGCAGGGCTAAAACTGATCTCATTATATATCTCTTCATAATATCTTCTTATTAACTTTTACAATTTTACATTTACACTGAATCCCATAGTGCGGGTACTAGGGTGCTGACCATTTTCAAACCCCTGAATATTACCCGAACCGTAAGCAGCTTCCGGATCGATGTTTGGAGCATTTTTGTGAAGAATAGCCAGGTTTCGACCTACAAGAGATACGCTAACACCTTCGATAAAACTGTTTGCGAATAATTTACTTGGCAAAGTATAACCTACTTTTACTTCACGAAGTTTGATAAAACTAGCATCGTGTAAGTAATACTCTCTTCTTGTTCTTAGGTGTTGCCAGTAATCAACGGCCTCAATATAAACATCGTTCGGTGTACCATCTTCTTTCACACCAACAGCAAGATAACCACCATCTTCGCTTACAGGATCCCTTTGTGGGTTTCCTTTAGCGTTTAGTCCGGCAGTTTCGGCCAACAAGCCAGAGTAATTTCCGTAACGGTTAGTTACTGAGTACAACTGACCACCTTTCTGGAAATCAACCAGAGCACTTAACATTACACCTTTGTAAGTAAATGTGTTGGTAACACCACCTGTCCACTCTGGCAGGTATGAACCGTAAGTCTGGTTGGTAGCTCTCTTATAGTAACCGTCTTCGTCAACAATACGTTGACCGGTTTCGTCATCATAAACAAAACCATCAGTAATCCAAGTACCATAGGTTTCTCCAACACGAGCATTAATAGAAGGTCCCCAGGCAGCTAACTGATAGTTATCAAGGCCTGCTGCCAACTCTTCAACTTTGTTGGTATTTTTTGCCCAGTTGGCAACGATGTCCCAAGTAAATTCGTTGTCGATTGCACGACCGTTCACCATTACCTCCCAACCTTTGTTGGTCATTAAACCGGCATTTACTACTGTTGAATTATATCCTGAAGTACTTGCTACATCAAGGTCCAGAATCTGGTCCTCCGACTGAATATCGTAATACGTTACATCTAATCCTAAACGGCTGTTAAAGAAAGCCATTTCAGCACCAAACTCGGTAGTAATAATCGTCTCTGGTTTAAGGGCTGCATTATTCAATTTATTAGGCACTGCGTAGGCAGGGTAACTACCATAATTATCAGCCGACGAATAAGTCACGGCCAACTGGTAAGGATCGGTATCGTTACCCACCTGCGACCAGCTTGCTCTAACTTTTCCTAAAGAAAGGATAGATTTGTCTTCGATTAGCTCCGAGAAAAGGAATGTACCGGTTACCGAAGGATACAAATATGAGTTGTCTCCATCAGGCAACGTTGAAGACCAGTCGTTACGCAACGACAGATCAACATAGACCATGTTTTTATAACCAATTGTTGCACTTCCGTATACCGAATTCACCACTTTTTTCGATTTATAATCAGTAATAGAAGGGCGGTCGATTGATGCATCAACATTAAAGAAGTTAGGCACACTTAAACCCCCATTTGTACTGGCTGTATTGTTGTAATACATGCGAATACGTTTGTTGGTACCAAGGTTGGCGTCCAACGTAATATCCGAACCAAATTCTTTTGTATAAGTTGCCAAAAACTCGTAGTTGTTATCTTGCAACTGGCGAACTTCTTCTTTATACCATGCCTGAGGAATTGAACCTGAAGCAATTCTTTCCTGACGACGGTCGGTATAGAAATCGGTACGTGCCCACCCCTGAACAGATAATCCGGGGAACACATCGTATTTTAGCGAAACGTTACCAAATACACGTTGTCTTTCCATTTGTGCAGGACTTTCATTCAACACCCAGTATGGGTTTTCCCAGTATAATGGACGAGTATTTGTTGGAGAACTAATGTTCCACGTACGGTCAAGGCCATCGGCTGTTTTATAATTGGCAAGATTATCCATATCCAGCTGACGCTGGAACCACTGGTTAAAACTGGTAACTACGTTACCGGCATTATTACCATATCCTTGTCCCGGAATACCTTCGTTGGTTAAAGAAACATAGTTAACACTAGCCGAGGCAGTTAACTTGTCAGTCAATTTTGAGCTTCCGTTAAAGGCAATGGTATTTTTTTTCAATTCAGAAGTTGGCAATGTACCTGTTTGACGGAAGTCGGTAAACGACAAACGGAAAAGTGTTCCATCACCACCACCTTCTAAAGCAATATTATTGTTTGTTGTTACACCAGTTTCGTAAAAGTCTTTTACGTTATCAGGATGTGGCACAAACGGAGTCATTTTTCCATAGTTTGGATCATCCGGATACCAGCTGTACCACTGACGCACCAACTGACCGTCCATGCGTGGCCCCCAACTTTCGTCGGCTGCATAGTTTACAATTGGCTCACCTGTTGGTTCATAAATATCAAATGATTGTTTATAACCACCACCATATTCATTCTGGTAATCAGGCAACAAAGCAACAGTTGATACATTTACTCCCGAAGTGATAGAAACACCAATACCTTTACGTTTTGTACCTTTTTTGGTTGTAATAAGAATTACACCGTTGGCCGCACGCGAACCGTAAAGCGCAGCAGCGTTCGCTCCTTTCAATACAGTCATCGACTCAATATCTTCCGGGTTGATATCGGCAGAAGCGTTACCAAAGTCAATACCACCATCTCCAGACTGCGTATTGGTAGAGTTAAAGTTAGAGTTATCAATTGGTGTACCATCCACAATGAATAATGGTTGGTTGTTACCCGAAATTGAGTTAACACCACGAATAATAATACGCGATGAGCCACCAACACTACCAGGTGATCCGGTAACCTGTACACCTGCAACTTTACCTGAAAGCGAGTTAACAATGTTTGCATCTTTAACTGCTGCAACATCTTCGCCTGTAAGCGATTGCGATGAATAACCCAGTGATTTCTTTTCGCGGGTTATACCAAGGGCAGTAACTACTACTTCATCTATACCCACCAGGTCGGGCTCCATAACAATTGTATAGTCCGATCCCTCACCCAATTCAAGGGTTTGTGTTTTCATTCCAACAAAACTGGCTACCAAAGCCTTTGCATCTTGCGGAACTTTCAAATTAAAAACTCCGTCAATATCAGTTACGGTACCAAGGGTTGTCCCCGCTACAGAAACAGAAACGCCCGGAATAGGCAGGTCATCCTCGCTGGATGTAACCGTACCGGTAACGATCTTGGTCTGAGCATTTACCACCGTCACTCCCAGCAAAACCAGAAATGACATAATAAGCGCAATTCTTTTCATAGAAAAACAATTTTAGATTAATATTAAAAACTAGATTTGATACTCTTTGGATATTACTTCAATGTCACACATGCTAAGGACTCTAACGTTTCGCCCATGTGTAATTGATATAATTTTTCTTTCGTTAAGTATATTGGATATAACCTCCCTGATAAAAAACATTTTAAGCAATAATTAAACAGCGTTTTGATATTTCCTTTTCTGAGAATGAACAACAAATTCCCCCAAATTTGATGCTGCGAGATAATACATCAACAGCGTTGTTTCATTTTCAATCCTCAATTTCACGAAGTCAAATATCCATATTTTATCACTGCAAGACAACGATATGGCACCATATGGCCCATACGGATCTCTTTTTGCTAGTTTTAAGACACATCCCGCTCCATTAACAAAAACCCCAAATCATTCATTTTTAACTCTTTGTACAAACTACAAATAAACGTCAATCTATATTAATAAAATGTTAAAACACAAGCACTATTTTTATCCTTTAGAGCAACACATTATCACCTATGTATCTTTTTTCTTTTTTATATGCTTTTATATATCTTTTTGAAACCAAACTAAGATAAATATATTCTAACAGAAGAGAATCAAGATTAACACAAACCGTATGTCTGATATAACAGATAGCAACCTGATAAAAAATGAGGATTAAAATGAAGTATGGGTATTACTATTTCGGGACTAACAATTTCCTTTTGTTTACTACAAAACCAATCGTAATTCCGATAATGATTCAATGATTTTAGAGTCACCAACCGAATTATCAACAGGCCGTTTTAAACGATTAAAATAAACCGCATCGATACCAAAGTTAGTTGCACCACAAATATCAACATCCCAATCATCCCCAATCATTAAACTGTTTTTCTTTTTGGCATTGGATGATTTTATCGCGTGCTCAAATATTTCGCGACCGGGTTTTGGTGTTTTAATTTCTTCAGAAATAAATACCTTTTCGAAATAGGCAGCAAGGCCAGCTCGCTTTAACTTCTCGTGTTGTACCTCTTTAAATCCGTTGGTTATTATAAATAACCGATAGCCCTTCGATTTGGTATAATCCAGTATTTCTTTGGCGCCTTCAATCAAATGCGACTGTTTGGGCATTTCCTGCAGATACAGATCATTCATCGCCAGCGCGTCCAGATTATTAATAGTAAAGGAGTCAAATGTTAATTGAAACCGCTGACGGGTAAGCTCCTTTTTTGTTACCTCTTTTTTACGATAAGCCGTCCAGAGATCGTGGTTGTGTTTGCTGTAGGTTTTAAAAAAGTCATCGAAGTCCACACCACTTTTTTCAAGTTGAAGAATTCTAAAGGTCTCCTGCATGGCATACCATGAGTTGGTTTCAAAATCCCACAAGGTGTTATCCAGATCAAAAAAAAGATGTGTGTATTTTTTTCTCATTACTTTGCGACAAGGTGATTTGTTCAGTAAAAAAAACAGCTAATCGTTGTTTCCTTCAACAACAATCACTATTTCGCCTTTTGGAGTGTGTTCTGTGTAGTATTCTTGTAGCTCAGTTACCGTTCCCCGCTTCACTTCTTCGAACATCTTACTTAGCTCGCGGCAAACACAGGCTTTTCGTTCGGGGCCAAAAAATTCGGCAAACTGCCCCAGCGCTTTTACCAAACGGTATGGCGATTCGTAAAGAACGATTGTTCGCGATTCTTCGGCAAGAATCTTCAAACGTGTTTGTCGTCCTTTTTTCTGAGGCAGAAATCCTTCGAAAACAAATTTATCAGTCGGCAAGCCCGAAACAGCCAAAGCCGGAATTAATGCCGTTGCTCCCGGCAAACATTCCACTTTCAGATTTTTCTCCACGCAAGCGCGCACCAACAAAAAACCGGGATCAGAAATGGCAGGTGTACCGGCATCAGAAATTAAAGCCACGGTATTCCCCTGCTCTATTTTAGAAACGATGGAGCCGGTGGTTTTATGCTCATTAAACTTATGATGTGCAATCAGTTTCTTTTCAATCTCAAGATGTTTTAACAATTTTGACGATACACGAGTATCTTCCGCCAAAATTATATCTGCTGTTTTCAAAACTGCTACTGCCCGCAAAGTGATATCCTGCAGGTTACCTATGGGCGTTGGAACAAGTATTAATTTTGCTTCGTTATCCATTGGGGAACCGGCGCTTTACAAGGTTTACAAATTTCAGGCTGGTTTCGTTCTTTTTCCATTTAAAGTTCTCCTGCAAATAAGAAACCGCTTCCTGAATATTTCCCAGATTATCGAGATCGACAACTGTTTTTGCAAAGGTTTCGGCATTGCCACTAAACAGTTCCCGAATATATTGATAACGGTCGTTTATTCCGATTGCAGCCTGAATGCTTTTTACGGGGCTGTTTGAGATTTTATATTCCAGCTTTTTATCATCGTTGCCACTCAGCAAATCATTAACCGATTTTTCTGTTATCGCACGATCGCCAATACGGCTACTTACAACAACTGGGTCCGGTTCATCCTCGGGTTCGTTTTCTTCCTGCAGCTTTTCTTCGCTTACAGGCTCTTCTTTCACTTCCTCAACAATTTGTTCTTCCTCAGTGGTTTCTTCTTCCACATCAGTCGAAATACTATTTTGCTCTTCCACTTTTTCAGCTGCAACCGGCTCTTCTATAACTGAGGAAGACTCTTCTTCAATTTCAGGTTCTTTTTCGGGGGCTGCCGATTTCACTTCTTCTACCAACTCAGTTTTCTTATCGTCTTGTTTCAACTCCTCTTCAAAATCGGATAAGGCTGCTAAACTTTCCTTTTCTTCCTCCGAAAGTTGCGCTGGTGATTCAACTGAATTTTTCGGGTCCACAGTCTCCGGCTCGGCTGCAACTTTCGTTGCTGAGGGCGCTGAAACCATCACTCTTTGTGCCGGCACATCTTTATCACTCAAAAGTTGGATGATATGTTTTGCACCATTAAAACGGGTCCGGATAAATTCCAGTTCCAGTTCATCGAATCCTTCGGTACCTTTTTCGGCAAACAATTCTTCTATCTCCGAAATATCTTTAAGTAGAAATTTAAATAACTTTTTATTATCCATTCATCCAAGCTTTTAACGCGATGTTGGTAAATTAATCGTGCTTTACAGTGCACAAACAAGCCTGTAAATTTTATTTTTGTAAAAGTAGTAAATAAAAATACCCTGTAAGAATAGTATTACTAAAAAGAGTAACGATTAATGTTTATTGAAAGAGATATAAACAGCCATAAAAAAGTTGGCACCATTGAAGTTGTTGCCGGATCGATGTTTTCGGGAAAGACCGAAGAATTGATCAGGCGGCTTAAACGTGCCAAAATTGCCAAACAAAAGGTGGAGATTTACAAGCCGATGGTTGACATTCGTTACTCGGAAACGGAAGTGGTTTCGCACGACGAAAATGCAATCCATTCAACTCCGGTTGAAAACTCGGCCAATATTTTGTTGCTGGCCGGCGACGTTGATGTAATTGGAATTGACGAAGCCCAGTTTTTCGACAAAGGTCTGATAAATGTGGTAACCCAGTTGGCTAACATGGGAATACGCGTTATTGTTGCCGGACTTGACATGGATTTTAAAGGCGAACCTTTTGGCCCTATTCCCGGATTGATGGCGGTTGCCGACTACATTACCAAAGTACACGCTATTTGTGTTCGGTGCGGAAGCATTGCACAATTCTCTCATCGTCTTTCGGGAAAAGAGCAAGTGGTTCTGCTGGGCGAAAAAGACATTTACGAGCCACTTTGCCGAAGCTGTTACAACAAAGCACATAAGGAATAATGATCAACCTGACGGCAAAACAAATATGTGCCGTAGTAAATGGTGAGCTTTTCGCTTCCTCATCGTTTCAGGATTTTACTGTTTCAGAAATTATTACCGACAGCCGGACTTTCTTCGGTGGTTCTGACGTTGTATTTATTGCCTTGTCGGGCCCTGTTTTTAACGGACATAATTACATTGCACAACTCCACAAAAAAGGTGTTCAGCTTTTTATCGTTTCCGACAAGAATTTTATTGAAGATAAAGCCTGTTACATTCTGGTAAAAGACACATGCTTTGCACTTCAGCAACTCGCAGCTTATAACCGTAGCCAGTTTTCGCAACCTGTTATTGGCATTACCGGCAGCAACGGAAAAACCATAGTTAAAGAATGGCTCTACGATTTACTTTCTACTGAGCTAAAAATTATACGAAGCCCGAAAAGCTACAACTCTCAGGTGGGTGTTCCTTTATCGGTATTATTAATCGACAATCAATACGACCTTGCTCTGTTAGAAGCAGGAATTTCGGAGCCCGGCGAGATGCAAAAGCTGGCACCAATCGTTCAGCCCGACCTTGGTATTTTAACCAACATAGGCGATGCTCACCAGGAAAATTTCACTTCGATGGAGGAGAAACTGAACGAGAAGCTAAAACTTTTCACTGGTACAAAAAAGTTGGTATTTCGTTCTGATCGCTCCTACTCAAAGAATATAGCAGCATTTTGCTCGCAAAAGAATATTAAACCGAAAAACTGGTCGATTGATGATGATAAGGCACCGATTCAGTTTAAAAGCAAAGTAAAATCGACTGACACTGAAATTGAGGCAAGAATTAACGATAAGTATTATTCATTTTCAATTCCATTCACTGATGATTCAGCGATTGAAAATGCCTGTCATTGTTTGGCTACGCTCATTGCTTTGGAGAAAGACCCGGAAGATTTTCTTGTTCAGTTCAGTAAGCTACAACCTGTGGCTATGCGCCTTGAAATTAAACAGGGAATAAACAACTGCCTGCTGATTAACGACTATTATAATTCGGATTTGAATTCGCTGAGTATTGCACTGTCGGTGCTGAAACAGCAAGCGGCCAAAAGTCATTTGTTTAAGCATGTAATTCTGTCCGATATTCAACAAACAGGAATTGAAACGACAGAACTTTATTCGAAGGTAAACCGGCTTTTGCAGGAATGGGGAATCAACAAACTCTCTGGAATTGGTAAGGATCTGTACCAGCACCAGCATATTTTTCAACTGGAAAGCGAGTTCTATCTCGATCGCAACGCGTTTGAAAAACACTTTGTACGAAGCAACTATTCATCGTCGGCAATTCTATTAAAAGGTGCGCGGCAATTTGAGCTGGAGAAAATATCGGCATTACTGCAACAAAAAGCACATCAAACGGTGCTTGAAATCAACCTGAATGCTTTGGTTCAGAACCTGAATACTTTCCGGAAATTGTTACGCCCGGAAACAAAAATAATGGTGATGGTTAAGGCTTTTTCGTACGGTAGTGGCGATGTGGAAATCGCTCAACTTTTGCAACACCAAAATGTGGATTACCTTGCAGTTGCTGTGGCCGATGAAGGTGTACAGCTGCGAAATGCAGGAATCACTACTCCAATTGTGGTGATGAATCCTGAACACGATAGTTTTCAAAATATCATTGATTTTAACCTGCAACCCAACATTTACAGTTTCCAACTTCTGCAACAGTTTGTAAAGACTGTGGAAGAATTTGGCTTAAATAACTTCCCAATCCACATTAAAATAGACACGGGCATGAATCGCCTTGGCCTGAAAACGGGAGAAGAGATTGAGGAGGTAATTGCCTTTCTTAAAAAGAATAAGCATTTAAAAATACAATCGGTTTTTTCACATCTTGCCGGAAGTGATGAATCCGAACTCGATAATTTTACCAGGGAACAATTCAATCGATTTGCAAATTTATCCGGACTGATTGAAAAAGCTTTTGAATACAAAATCGACAAACACATTTTAAACTCGGCCGGCATTGAGCGTTTCCCCGATCATCAAATGGACATGGTTCGGCTTGGAATTGGGCTTTACGGCATTTCGCAAACCGGATTAGCATTACAGCAAATCAGCACGCTAAAAACCACTGTCTCGCAAGTTAAAACTGTTGATACAGGCGAAACCGTTGGATACAACCGTAAAGGAAAAATTACGCAACAAAGCCGGGTAGCAGTCGTTCCAATGGGTTATGCCGACGGAATAAACCGCCGACTAGGCAACGGTTTAGGCAGCGCTTTTGTTAACAGACAAGAAGCAAGAATAATCGGAAATGTTTGTATGGACATGTTGATGCTCGACGTCACCAACCTGGAGGTAAACCCAGGCGACACTGTCGAAATTTTTGGACCAAATATTTCCATTTCGAGGGTGGCCCAACTACTTGAAACTATTCCTTATGAGATTTTAACAGGTATTTCGCAACGCGTGAAACGGGTGTATTTGCAGGAATAAAAAATGCCACCTGAATTATCAAGTGGCACTATCAATATTTTTATCGAAATTATTATCCTAATTTACTTATACGCTCTAAACGTGTAACATCCAGAATCCGAATCTTTCGTCCATCGATAGCAATTACTTTTTCATTAGCGAAAGTTGATAAGGTGCGAATGGCATTCGATGTGGTCATATTCGAAAGGTTTGCAATATCCTCGCGCGACAAAAATGCTTTCAATGTTGTACCATCGTTTTCAAAACCGTATTTATCTTTCAGCAAAATCAGCGATTCGGCCAAACGACCACGGATATGTTTTTGCGTTAAAGTAACAGTTCGGGCATTGGAAAATCCCAGTTCTTTCGAAAGTTTACTGATAATCTTGAATGAAAAATCAGGGTTTTTTAAGGCACGTTTAAAAACAAAGTCAGGATCAATGGTACAAACCAGCGACTCTTCAAGCGTTACCGCCGAGCC
This is a stretch of genomic DNA from uncultured Draconibacterium sp.. It encodes these proteins:
- a CDS encoding SusC/RagA family TonB-linked outer membrane protein, which gives rise to MKRIALIMSFLVLLGVTVVNAQTKIVTGTVTSSEDDLPIPGVSVSVAGTTLGTVTDIDGVFNLKVPQDAKALVASFVGMKTQTLELGEGSDYTIVMEPDLVGIDEVVVTALGITREKKSLGYSSQSLTGEDVAAVKDANIVNSLSGKVAGVQVTGSPGSVGGSSRIIIRGVNSISGNNQPLFIVDGTPIDNSNFNSTNTQSGDGGIDFGNASADINPEDIESMTVLKGANAAALYGSRAANGVILITTKKGTKRKGIGVSITSGVNVSTVALLPDYQNEYGGGYKQSFDIYEPTGEPIVNYAADESWGPRMDGQLVRQWYSWYPDDPNYGKMTPFVPHPDNVKDFYETGVTTNNNIALEGGGDGTLFRLSFTDFRQTGTLPTSELKKNTIAFNGSSKLTDKLTASASVNYVSLTNEGIPGQGYGNNAGNVVTSFNQWFQRQLDMDNLANYKTADGLDRTWNISSPTNTRPLYWENPYWVLNESPAQMERQRVFGNVSLKYDVFPGLSVQGWARTDFYTDRRQERIASGSIPQAWYKEEVRQLQDNNYEFLATYTKEFGSDITLDANLGTNKRIRMYYNNTASTNGGLSVPNFFNVDASIDRPSITDYKSKKVVNSVYGSATIGYKNMVYVDLSLRNDWSSTLPDGDNSYLYPSVTGTFLFSELIEDKSILSLGKVRASWSQVGNDTDPYQLAVTYSSADNYGSYPAYAVPNKLNNAALKPETIITTEFGAEMAFFNSRLGLDVTYYDIQSEDQILDLDVASTSGYNSTVVNAGLMTNKGWEVMVNGRAIDNEFTWDIVANWAKNTNKVEELAAGLDNYQLAAWGPSINARVGETYGTWITDGFVYDDETGQRIVDEDGYYKRATNQTYGSYLPEWTGGVTNTFTYKGVMLSALVDFQKGGQLYSVTNRYGNYSGLLAETAGLNAKGNPQRDPVSEDGGYLAVGVKEDGTPNDVYIEAVDYWQHLRTRREYYLHDASFIKLREVKVGYTLPSKLFANSFIEGVSVSLVGRNLAILHKNAPNIDPEAAYGSGNIQGFENGQHPSTRTMGFSVNVKL
- a CDS encoding YjjG family noncanonical pyrimidine nucleotidase, which gives rise to MRKKYTHLFFDLDNTLWDFETNSWYAMQETFRILQLEKSGVDFDDFFKTYSKHNHDLWTAYRKKEVTKKELTRQRFQLTFDSFTINNLDALAMNDLYLQEMPKQSHLIEGAKEILDYTKSKGYRLFIITNGFKEVQHEKLKRAGLAAYFEKVFISEEIKTPKPGREIFEHAIKSSNAKKKNSLMIGDDWDVDICGATNFGIDAVYFNRLKRPVDNSVGDSKIIESLSELRLVL
- the rsmI gene encoding 16S rRNA (cytidine(1402)-2'-O)-methyltransferase, which gives rise to MDNEAKLILVPTPIGNLQDITLRAVAVLKTADIILAEDTRVSSKLLKHLEIEKKLIAHHKFNEHKTTGSIVSKIEQGNTVALISDAGTPAISDPGFLLVRACVEKNLKVECLPGATALIPALAVSGLPTDKFVFEGFLPQKKGRQTRLKILAEESRTIVLYESPYRLVKALGQFAEFFGPERKACVCRELSKMFEEVKRGTVTELQEYYTEHTPKGEIVIVVEGNND
- a CDS encoding thymidine kinase is translated as MFIERDINSHKKVGTIEVVAGSMFSGKTEELIRRLKRAKIAKQKVEIYKPMVDIRYSETEVVSHDENAIHSTPVENSANILLLAGDVDVIGIDEAQFFDKGLINVVTQLANMGIRVIVAGLDMDFKGEPFGPIPGLMAVADYITKVHAICVRCGSIAQFSHRLSGKEQVVLLGEKDIYEPLCRSCYNKAHKE
- a CDS encoding bifunctional UDP-N-acetylmuramoyl-tripeptide:D-alanyl-D-alanine ligase/alanine racemase, with translation MINLTAKQICAVVNGELFASSSFQDFTVSEIITDSRTFFGGSDVVFIALSGPVFNGHNYIAQLHKKGVQLFIVSDKNFIEDKACYILVKDTCFALQQLAAYNRSQFSQPVIGITGSNGKTIVKEWLYDLLSTELKIIRSPKSYNSQVGVPLSVLLIDNQYDLALLEAGISEPGEMQKLAPIVQPDLGILTNIGDAHQENFTSMEEKLNEKLKLFTGTKKLVFRSDRSYSKNIAAFCSQKNIKPKNWSIDDDKAPIQFKSKVKSTDTEIEARINDKYYSFSIPFTDDSAIENACHCLATLIALEKDPEDFLVQFSKLQPVAMRLEIKQGINNCLLINDYYNSDLNSLSIALSVLKQQAAKSHLFKHVILSDIQQTGIETTELYSKVNRLLQEWGINKLSGIGKDLYQHQHIFQLESEFYLDRNAFEKHFVRSNYSSSAILLKGARQFELEKISALLQQKAHQTVLEINLNALVQNLNTFRKLLRPETKIMVMVKAFSYGSGDVEIAQLLQHQNVDYLAVAVADEGVQLRNAGITTPIVVMNPEHDSFQNIIDFNLQPNIYSFQLLQQFVKTVEEFGLNNFPIHIKIDTGMNRLGLKTGEEIEEVIAFLKKNKHLKIQSVFSHLAGSDESELDNFTREQFNRFANLSGLIEKAFEYKIDKHILNSAGIERFPDHQMDMVRLGIGLYGISQTGLALQQISTLKTTVSQVKTVDTGETVGYNRKGKITQQSRVAVVPMGYADGINRRLGNGLGSAFVNRQEARIIGNVCMDMLMLDVTNLEVNPGDTVEIFGPNISISRVAQLLETIPYEILTGISQRVKRVYLQE
- a CDS encoding Crp/Fnr family transcriptional regulator, giving the protein MLNSDIGLRDLVDNQKSIFYLLGQEDKDDLQHHISLSQYKKNEFIYKEGDKPNGFLVLIDGKVKIFKEGVGGREQIIRMTKPLGLIGYRALLADETHNGSAVTLEESLVCTIDPDFVFKRALKNPDFSFKIISKLSKELGFSNARTVTLTQKHIRGRLAESLILLKDKYGFENDGTTLKAFLSREDIANLSNMTTSNAIRTLSTFANEKVIAIDGRKIRILDVTRLERISKLG